Sequence from the Aromatoleum petrolei genome:
CGCCGCCTCGGCGTCCTACATGCTGCCCATCGTGTAGCTCTCGGCCACGACCCGCCAGCCGGCACGGGTCTTCTTCCATACGAACAGCGCGCGAACCTCGTAGTCGGCCGCGCTCGTGTCGGCGGGGCTGCAACGGTAGGTCGCGAAGGAATAACCAAGGCCGGCGGAGGCCTGGCGCGCGCCGTCAGGCTTGATCGCGCAGCTCCGTGTGCTCTTGGCGATGTCCATCACCACAGGCAGGAGCGCCGCTCGACCGCGGAGGACCTCCTTTGTCCCCTCGCCTGTCACAACGGTGTCCGCCGTATACATTTCCTCGTACCAGCGCGCACCGTCGCGGGCCTCGATGGCCGCCTCGACCGCGCGATAACGCTGATCCAGGGCCCTCGCGAATTCCTCGCCGGCTGCGTGGGCGGCAAGCGGGACCGCCATCGAAGCCATGGCAGCAAGCACAACTCGTTTCATCATCTGTCGTCTCTCCTTGAGTCGGATCGGAATATCCGTTTCATTCGGCAAAGCAGCGGACTACGCGTATCAGCGCAGTCCCTTCAGCGCGTCGATGACTTCCTGCCGCGCCACGGCGTCCTTCAGCCCGGAAAAGGCCATCTTGGTACCGGGGGCGTAGGTCTGCGGTGCCTCAAGCCAACGGTGCAGTTCTTCCTCGGTCCAGTTCCCGCCACGCGCCCGCAGGGACTTCGAGAACACGAAGCCCGGCGCGTGCGCCACCGCTTGGCCGAATACGCCGTTGAGGTTGGGACCGACCGTGTGCGGGGCACCCTTCTCAATCGGATGGCAGGCCACGCACTGGGCCAGCGGACCGGACGCGGTTTGTGCTGCGCTGGCCGAAAGGGCGGCGGCAGCGGACAGGGCAAGCCCTGCCCCGAGGGCAATCACAAGCTTCATCGCACCGTCCCCTTATGCTTTCTGGCGCAGCGCGCCGGACACCGCCTGCGCGACCTGCAGACCGGATTCGATTGCGCCATCGATGAAGCCGCGCCAGCCCGCGGCGATGTCTGCCCCAGCGAAGAACAAGCGTCCTTCGGGCGAGCGCAGATCCCGCACATAACGGCTGAACTGTCTGGGCCGGTAGGTGCACCAGGTGCCGAGCGAGTACGGATCGAGATGCCAGTCGTAGGCGAGCACCTCGGTCACGCTCACATGCGGCAGGAATTTGCGGATGAAGGGCTCGACCGACTTCGGGTTGTGCACGTCGAAGCCTTCGAAATCGGGCACGCCGAATCCGATCAGCGTTCCACCGTCAGCGCCCGGATGGTCCGTGAAGATCAGGTTCAAGGGTTCGGATTCGGGCGCATACATCATGACGGAGCCGAGTTCGCCCTTGACCTTCATGTACACCTTGTGACCGGCGCCGGCGTGGTGCTCGCGCGCCATCGCCTGCTTGCCCGGCAACAGCGCAGGCTGGAATTCGATCGCGCCCGTGGTGTTGACGGGAATCGCCATGACGACGTACCGCGCCTCGATCCGCTCGTCGGCCTCCGTGGTGATGACGACGCCGGCGGCCGACTGTTTGATCGACGATACGGCCGTCGACAGGCGCACCTCGAAGCCGCCGTCGCCGACCATGCGATCGATCAGCGAGGAAGTGCCGCCCTTCAGCTTGTAATGCGCGCAGGCATCGAAGAGGCGCAACACGTCACGGTCGGCCAGCGTCCACCAGCGCAACATCTCGGTGAACGCGCCGTCACCGGTGCGGTTGTGGCAATTGGTCGCCATCAGGCCGGCGAGCAGATCGCGCTGGACAGGCGGAAGGTTCAGCTGCCGGATGCGATCCGCAATGGACAGTTCATCGAGCATCGCACCATCGTCCGGCAGGAAGGGCAGATAGGGCCGCGGGAAGACCTTCTCGGAGCCCTCGTGGAAGCGATTGCTCGCATCGATCAGCAATTTCATGCTGTCCTCGATGGGCACTTCCTGCACCTTCCCCTCCGACAACCACATCACGCGCTCGGGCGCCGACGCGCCGATGGTTTCCTCGAGGTCCAGGCCGTAACGCATGATCTCAGCCCACACGTGGGGCTGGGACCAGTGAACCCAGGTACCTCCCAGCTCGACCTTCTTGTCACCGAACTGCGTATAGAAGGTCCGGCCTCCGAGTCGATTGCGCGCTTCGAGCAACAGCACGCGCGCCCCCGCATGCGCCAGCTCGCGTGCAGCCGTGACGCCGGCAAAGCCGCCGCCCACGACCACGACGTCAGGCTTTTTCATGGCGCCTGACCTCGCCGCCGCGTTTACGTCGATAGACAGGGCTGAACCCGCTGCCGCGGCCCCTGCCAGCCGCAGGAAATTGCGCCGGGATGCTCTTGCCGAATCCGACAGCTCGTGCGGGGCATTAGCCGACGAGCCATCCGAAGATGGTTTTTGCATGGTTCCTAGTCTCCTCCGTCGAGGCCGGTTGCTTGGTTGGCAACGGCCTGCGTTGTTTGTTTCGCTCGAACCTCAGGTTCGAGTCGTGGAGGTGAGACTAGTGAAGAAGACCGACGGGGCGGTATCCGCTTTCAGCACGAAATTCGTGCTGCGGTGCAGTGTCGATCGACCCGGCGGACTCTCAGCTTTCCGGCGTATTCAATTGGGAGCCCTGCTTCCGCGTTTCCGAAGGCAGTTCCCCGAACAGGCCCCGGTAGTACTCTGCGAATCGCGGCAGATGCCAGAAACCCCATCGGGCAGCGATCCCGGCAATCGACTCTACAGGATTCGACGCAAGTCGCCGGATCTCGCGACGTACTGCATTCAGGCGAACGTTACGAAGGAATTGCACCGCCCCCATCCCCGTGAGCTCTTCGAACGCATATTGCAGGGAGCGGCGGGAGATTCGGTAGAAGCGGCATAGGTCTCCGATATTGAGCTGATCTTCGGGGTGGGCCAGCGCGTGTTCGCGAATAGTGCGGACGATCCAGGCCTTTGCGCTCGGGTGCAGGTTCCACGACGTTCGCTTCGCATTGACGTCGAACGCTTCGAGAGCCAGTGTGAGCACGCAGTCGCGCATCGCTTTCCGGCTCGCATCGATTTTCAGCAACTCCGGATGGAGGTGGACGGCCCGGACTATCTCCGCGAGCCCCCTGCGGAGCTTTGCCGCCTGAAGTGGATGCTGTCGCACCAAGGGCTGTCGGAAAATCCGGTCAGCCAATTGAAGGGATTCCCCTGCAGCAAACTCAGCGAGGAGTGTTTCGCCAATTGTCGCCGACACAATGTCCATCCTGCCCCGACAATAAATCTCGAACTCCTTGCCGGCCGGCAAGAATGAGACCGCGCCGTCGTCAAGCGGGACTCCGCAATAGATCCCCGCCGCCCCCGAAGCGACCGGAACGCCGAGTGACACCATTCCCTCGACGTTACTCCCCGCGGTCCATATCGCCTGACTCCCGACTTCCCAAAGAATCTCGAGGCGCTCGTCAATCCAGATCTCGCGGATGCTCCCGTTGAAGACACCTGGCGAAAGTTGCTCGTAAACGGCGTCCCACGCGGCCAACTCGTTGCCAAGTTCAGACACATCGTCGACGCGAGTCATGGCTGCCATCTCCTGACCTCGCGGATCAGCCATTGGCGAAATGGATGTCGGATTGTTGATAGCCATGGGCAAGGGGGTAAGGATCTGGCAGTTCCATGATAGGAGACGCCAGCAAAGTAGCACACAGGTAGATGCCGTGCAGGATTCGCATTCTCCGTGTCAAGGGACACCGAAATTTACTCTTCAGGACCTGAACTTCCATACTGTCGGGCTTTGGAAGCTTTCAATTACGTGAAAAGCGCGCACGTCCCGGACGAAATCCGAAAACGGGCGAAACCGCGCTCATCAGCGCGCGCCGCGTGGTGGTGTTTCACCCCAGTAACAAGCTCAAACTTGCGGTTGCCCCACGCAATCGGTCGTCGGGGGCCACCGGTACGGCGACCGCACCGAGTGGTGCAATGCGGAGTCCTTTGCGTGAGATCGAGGAGTTCATGTAAGTCGCCAGCGAAGTGAGGACCAGTAGCCGCGAACCGCAACAGAGAACCCCTTTGACCCTTGATCCAAAGACCGCCCGCGCACTGCGTCCCGCCGTTGAGTTTCACAAGGAAGGCGGCGGTTTCAACCCGCGCCCCCTTCAACGGTTTTGAATCAATGGGATGGACGCCCCCACCCGAGTAGGCATCGATGTGCCAGAGTGGAAGCGCTGATCAACCACTCGAAACGAAGGAGGCGTCCATCCCATTGATTCAGCCCCTCACGGGGTGCCGCTCTTGAGTAACTCAAAGAATGCGTTCGCCGCAGGCGATAGGGTGCTGTTCTTGCGACGAAGCAGAGTGATTCTTCTTTTCACAACCGGGCTGACCAATGGAATCCGGCAGACGCCCGGCCGGGCCCCCTCCTCGAGCGTCGATGCAGGAAGAATGGCCGTCCCGACACCCGCGGCGACGAGACTGATGGCCGTGGCGTGGTGTTGAACTTCGTAGGCCCCGCTGAGGCTGATTCCGCGCTTCGCCAGTTGGTAGTCCATGAAAACCCGTGTGGCAGTCATGCTACTGACGACCACCAGCTCGGTTTCGCGCATATCTGACCAGGTAACCGCTTCTCGATGACTGAGGGGATGTTCCTCGCGGCAAAAGAACATCAGCGGGTCTTCCAGGAGCGGCGTTTCGAGAAGCTCCGGATGGCGCTCTGTCGGGATTCCGATTCCGAGTTCGGCTTGACCGTGGAGCACAGCGTCGCGGACTTCGAAAGCGGTCGTGTCGATCAAACGCACCCTGTTGCCCGGATGGGATTCCCGGTAGCGCCGGATCGCCGCCGGCAGGACGTGTGAGGCCATGGTGGGCACGCAGGCGAGGGTGAAGCTCCCGCGGGCATTTTTCGACATGTCCTTCAGTCGGCCGACAGCAAGCGTCATCTCCCCCACGATGGCCTTGGCTTGGGGAAGAAACTCGCGCCCGACGGCCGTGAGCTCGACGTAGCGCGTCGTGCGGTCGAGGAGCCGCAATCCGAGGTAGCTCTCGAGTTTCTGCACGCGGCGTGTCAGCGCCGTCTGCGTGACATGGAGGTGCTCCGCGGCCTTGCTGAATCCGCCCAGTTCGGCAATCACCACGAACGCCTGGATGCCGTCGAAATCGATCTTCATCTTGTGTCCTCGCACTCAAGCAGGGCGGCAGGATTCGGCTATGCTCAAATCGCAATAAAACCGACATCCGTTGCATTTCAGTAATCACTCCAGCGTGACTAACATTGCCTCACAAAACAGCAGAACGTGCAATAAGGAGACAGGCAAGTGGATCACATTCCGTGTGTGCTGATGCGAGGCGGATCGTCGAAGGGGTTGTTCTTCCTCGCGGAGAGCCTGCCCGACGACACGACCGCCCGCGATCGCCTTCTGCTCGCAGCGATGGGGTCCCCTGATCTTCGGCAGATCGATGGCATGGGCGGCGGAAACGATCTGAGCAGCAAGGTCGTGATCGTGGCGCCGTCGCGCCGGCCCGATGTCGATGTGGAGTATCTCTTCGCACAAGTCTCGGTCGCCCGGGATCTGGTGGATGTGCTGCCCAACAGCGGCAACATGCTCGCGGCGGTGGGGCCGTTTGCACTCGAACGCGGTCTGGTCAAGGCGTCCAGCCCGGTCACGCGCGTTCGCATCCTGAATATCAATAGCGGCAAGCAAGTCGAGGCGATCGTGCAGACGCCCGGTGGAAAAGTGACCTACGAGGGGAGCTTTCATCTCGACGGCGTGCCGGGCACCAGCGCACCCGTGACCCTCAATTTTCTCGATCCGGCGGGGACGCGGACCGGGCGCCTGCTCCCGACCGGAAATGCCCAGGATGTCATCGATGGGCTTCCCGTTACCTGCATGGATTTCGCGATTCCCATCGTTTTCGTGAAGGCGGTCTCTCTCGGCAAGACAGGGCACGAGTCGAAGGAAGAACTCGACAGCGACACCGACTTTCTTCAGCGCCTGGAGTCGCTTCGCGTTGCCGCCGCGGCCCTCATGAGGCTGGAGGTTTCACCCGATCGCGGGGTACCGAAGATCGCGATGATCGCGGCGCCGCGCAACGGTGGAAGCATTGCGTCGCGCTATTTCGTGCCCTCGAGCTGCCATCCGGTGCACGCGGCCACGGGCGCATTGGCACTGGCCGCTGCATGTCACACGCCGGACACCGTCGCCGAGGAACTCGCGGAGATCGACGAGAACACCCCATACCGCATCGTCATCGAGCACCCAAGCGGCCAGATGGCCTGTGACCTGCACATCGCACCGCATGCCATCCACGACGTGCCGGTCATCGACTCCGCCTCGATCGTGACGTCTGCCCGACCACTGCTCAGTGGCGAGGTGTACGTGCGGACGGCGACCTGATTCATCACCGTAACCACAAAAGTTTCACGCTCACACCAAGGAGACCAAACATGAGAACCATCATTGCATTGACCGCTGCAGTCGGTATCGCCTTTTCCGGCGGGGCGTTCGCGCAGAGCCCGATCGTCATCAAGTTCGCACACGTCGCAGCCGCCGACACGCCCAAGGGGCGCGCAGCCGAGCACTTCAAGAAGGTGGCCGAGGAACGCACGAAGGGCCGCGTGAAGGTCGAGATCTACGCGAACAGCACCTTGTACAAGGACAAGGAGGAGCTCGAAGCGCTGCAGATGGGGTCCGTGCATATGTTGGCGCCGGTTGCGGGCAAGTTCGGGCCTGCGGGCGTGAAGGAGTTCGAGGTCTTCGATCTCCCGTACATATTCCCGAATGACGCCGCACTGCACCGTATCACCCAGGGGCCGATCGGGGCGTCACTGCTGAAGAAACTCGAGCCGCGCGGCTTCGTCGGGCTTTCGTACTGGGATGCAGGCTTCCGCGTCCTCAGTTCGAACAAGCCAATCAGCACGCCCGACCAGGCCAAGGGGCAGAAGATCCGGATCAACTCATCGAAGGTGAATCAGTCGATCATGCGCTCGATTGGCGCACTGCCGCAGACGATGGCGTTCTCCGAGGTCTACCAGGCGCTCCAGACCGGAGTGGTCGACGGGGCCGACGGCAACCTCTCCAATCTTTACACGCAGAA
This genomic interval carries:
- a CDS encoding helix-turn-helix domain-containing protein — protein: MTRVDDVSELGNELAAWDAVYEQLSPGVFNGSIREIWIDERLEILWEVGSQAIWTAGSNVEGMVSLGVPVASGAAGIYCGVPLDDGAVSFLPAGKEFEIYCRGRMDIVSATIGETLLAEFAAGESLQLADRIFRQPLVRQHPLQAAKLRRGLAEIVRAVHLHPELLKIDASRKAMRDCVLTLALEAFDVNAKRTSWNLHPSAKAWIVRTIREHALAHPEDQLNIGDLCRFYRISRRSLQYAFEELTGMGAVQFLRNVRLNAVRREIRRLASNPVESIAGIAARWGFWHLPRFAEYYRGLFGELPSETRKQGSQLNTPES
- a CDS encoding c-type cytochrome, which produces MKLVIALGAGLALSAAAALSASAAQTASGPLAQCVACHPIEKGAPHTVGPNLNGVFGQAVAHAPGFVFSKSLRARGGNWTEEELHRWLEAPQTYAPGTKMAFSGLKDAVARQEVIDALKGLR
- a CDS encoding DctP family TRAP transporter solute-binding subunit, whose product is MRTIIALTAAVGIAFSGGAFAQSPIVIKFAHVAAADTPKGRAAEHFKKVAEERTKGRVKVEIYANSTLYKDKEELEALQMGSVHMLAPVAGKFGPAGVKEFEVFDLPYIFPNDAALHRITQGPIGASLLKKLEPRGFVGLSYWDAGFRVLSSNKPISTPDQAKGQKIRINSSKVNQSIMRSIGALPQTMAFSEVYQALQTGVVDGADGNLSNLYTQKQYEVQKYLTLTNHTYSGYVVVANKPFWDKLPEDIRTELEAAIKDATEFNRKVAVEDDAKSLAAIKASGKTEVHALSPQEKDAWMKAMMPVQEEMAPRVGRELIDAIRKETATVAQN
- a CDS encoding nuclear transport factor 2 family protein — protein: MMKRVVLAAMASMAVPLAAHAAGEEFARALDQRYRAVEAAIEARDGARWYEEMYTADTVVTGEGTKEVLRGRAALLPVVMDIAKSTRSCAIKPDGARQASAGLGYSFATYRCSPADTSAADYEVRALFVWKKTRAGWRVVAESYTMGSM
- a CDS encoding flavin monoamine oxidase family protein; this encodes MKKPDVVVVGGGFAGVTAARELAHAGARVLLLEARNRLGGRTFYTQFGDKKVELGGTWVHWSQPHVWAEIMRYGLDLEETIGASAPERVMWLSEGKVQEVPIEDSMKLLIDASNRFHEGSEKVFPRPYLPFLPDDGAMLDELSIADRIRQLNLPPVQRDLLAGLMATNCHNRTGDGAFTEMLRWWTLADRDVLRLFDACAHYKLKGGTSSLIDRMVGDGGFEVRLSTAVSSIKQSAAGVVITTEADERIEARYVVMAIPVNTTGAIEFQPALLPGKQAMAREHHAGAGHKVYMKVKGELGSVMMYAPESEPLNLIFTDHPGADGGTLIGFGVPDFEGFDVHNPKSVEPFIRKFLPHVSVTEVLAYDWHLDPYSLGTWCTYRPRQFSRYVRDLRSPEGRLFFAGADIAAGWRGFIDGAIESGLQVAQAVSGALRQKA
- a CDS encoding 4-oxalomesaconate tautomerase; protein product: MDHIPCVLMRGGSSKGLFFLAESLPDDTTARDRLLLAAMGSPDLRQIDGMGGGNDLSSKVVIVAPSRRPDVDVEYLFAQVSVARDLVDVLPNSGNMLAAVGPFALERGLVKASSPVTRVRILNINSGKQVEAIVQTPGGKVTYEGSFHLDGVPGTSAPVTLNFLDPAGTRTGRLLPTGNAQDVIDGLPVTCMDFAIPIVFVKAVSLGKTGHESKEELDSDTDFLQRLESLRVAAAALMRLEVSPDRGVPKIAMIAAPRNGGSIASRYFVPSSCHPVHAATGALALAAACHTPDTVAEELAEIDENTPYRIVIEHPSGQMACDLHIAPHAIHDVPVIDSASIVTSARPLLSGEVYVRTAT
- a CDS encoding LysR family transcriptional regulator, whose translation is MKIDFDGIQAFVVIAELGGFSKAAEHLHVTQTALTRRVQKLESYLGLRLLDRTTRYVELTAVGREFLPQAKAIVGEMTLAVGRLKDMSKNARGSFTLACVPTMASHVLPAAIRRYRESHPGNRVRLIDTTAFEVRDAVLHGQAELGIGIPTERHPELLETPLLEDPLMFFCREEHPLSHREAVTWSDMRETELVVVSSMTATRVFMDYQLAKRGISLSGAYEVQHHATAISLVAAGVGTAILPASTLEEGARPGVCRIPLVSPVVKRRITLLRRKNSTLSPAANAFFELLKSGTP